The segment aaaagtgagtgAACTActttagaaggaaaataaaaagtcatttgcaaagtgtaaatgaaaagtcatttctctcatatcggcaaaagaaagggaaattgttgtccttatagaaggaaacacttccattacttcttaaagagctaagaagaagatgccccctcgcgccgtcatCGTCATCGCTcgctcggctttggctttggcaaatgatttgattgataaattttttggacaaaatttatttaatcagtttttgttaaatcaaataaatcttgttaaaattatctcttataaatttgcagataacggtaacattccgtaaagttgttactcttttcgaaaagtcgttactttccaaaaagtcattattttcctaacagacacaattttccaaaaagttattatttctttccaaaagatacaactttctggataaaatgggtctgaacagatttcactgaacaaaCATGTTCTTTGCTGataatggctataaaaggaagccaatttttgattttttaaactactgaatttttttttctctgcatttatttttctctcaaataaaatcaaagtgtcgatcgactaaGTCTGTGTGGCTTGTTGCTGTGCTTAAGTTcattgaagttaaagaagtttgaggtaccgtgatttctttaacaggtttaatccgttttatcttgggagaaattaatccataaccttgggtacaatgaggggattaaatttcttaagcacagtagtttctgtggactcggattaattcttgtattttatattttttttgcttcatcttatttctgtttttgtttattaaccttataaatacaggttattgtaagaataacaatcttaagaaatttaacagtttctgtatttgaggtttctagagattaaaacctttatggttttctactcttcttgaatttttaaaattcattcgattaacgattaaaagaacataaaaactttatcattaaatcagaaacagtttgtgtaaagatttgttctttactgttagtatttcaaatatttaacttATCTGTCATTTGTGACaaaaaaaagactaattcaagtcaaacaaatgctggaacagtaagtgGTGCAACAACACCGGTTacacataatcgttcaaatgctgccttagcgccgactgagaaacctgcaaagttttctggagtcgactttaagagatggcaacaaaagatgttcttctatctcaccacattgagtctgcagaagttcattaatgagaatgttcctgttatgtcagatgaaactctagctgatgaacgattcttggtaacagaagcatggacacactcagattttttgtgtaaaaattatattttgagttgtctgcaagatgatctgtacaataTGTACACTAAtgccaaaacctcaaaagaactctgggatgctttagaaaagaagtacaaaacagaagatgccagaatgaagaaattcattgtggcaaaatttctggactataagatgatagacagtaagactatcgtcacccaagttcaagaattgcaagtcataatccatgatctccttgctgaaggtataaatttatttaatgcctatgttagaaatattaagttttcccttaatactcacataacctttaatgtaggattgattgggaatgatgcttttcaagtggctgcaattattaaaaagttacctccattgtggaaggactttaaaaactacttgaaacacaaacgcaaggagatgattgttgaagatctcatagtaagattgagaatcgaagaggataataaggctgcagaaaagaggtcacgtggtaattcagcaatatctggagtaatattgttgaagaagatcccacaaaattaaagaaaagaaagaaaccaTATgatccaaaaagcaatcctcctaagaagaaattcaatggaaactgctttaattgtggtaaacatggtcatagggctaatgaatgccggggtcctaagaaagacaagaaaaagaaggatcaagcaaacttggctgaatccaaaggagaaatggacgatctctgtgtaatgctttcagaatgtaacttggttggaaatccaagagaatggtggatagattctggtgcctcacgccatgtttgtgccaacaacGAATTATTTTCGCAATATACTCCAacacttacagatgaaaaattatttatggcaaactccgctatggcaaaggtggaaggaactggcaaagtcctattaaagatgacatcaggcaaggtggtgactttgaaaaGGGTatcatatgttccagaattgaaaaaaaaattagtttcaatcccagttctgaccaagatggatttaaatgtgtatttgtttctgataaagtagtagtaagcaaaaatgatatgtttgtAGGAAAAGCTACCTTAGTGATGacattttcaaactcaatgcaattgcagttgatatgaataaagattttgtttcttcttacttgcttgagtctaaatgtttatggcatgaacgtttgggatatgttaataacaaaaccttacgaaaactgattaacttaaatattttgccaaaatttgagtgcaataaatcaaaatgtgaaatttgtgttgaatctaagtatgctaagcattcttataaatctattgaaaggaattcaaatcctttataattgattcacactgatatttgtgatatgaagtcaacaccatcacgtggtgggaaaaagtatttcataacttttattgacgattacactagatattgttatgtctatttgctaaatagtaaggatgaaacaatagatgcatttaggcaatataaaactcaagttgaaaatcagttagataaaaagattaaaatgatcataagtgatagaggtggagaatatgaatctccatttgcagaaatatgtttagaaaatgaaataatccatcaaactactgctccctacactcctcagtctaatggaattgcagaaagaaaaaatcgaactttaaaagaaatgatgaatgcattacttataagttcaggtttaccaaaGAACTTGTGGGGagaagctatccttacagcaaatcagatacttaacagagtgtctcactcaaagacaaatgtaattccatatgagaaatggagaggtagaaaacccaatttgaaatatttcaaagtgtgggggtgtctagccaaagtccaagttcctatacctaagtggattgtgtattcattagATATGCCACAAATAGTAAggcatgtcgatttttggttcataagtccgaacatccggatattcataataatacggtaatggaatcagatagtgctgaattttttaaacatatatatccgtataaaactagacttgagtcatctagtgggggatctaaacaacccagagaagaagcaaaagagaatgaacaaaatgaaaaaagtcCAAGACacagtaaacgtcaaaagacatctacttcatttggataagattttgtaacatttcttcttgaaagtgagcctcaaacattcaaggaagaaatgttgtctagcgactcaaccttTTGGAAGGAGGCTgctaatagtgaaattgaatcaatcttaagcaatcattcttgggagttggttgatcttcctccagggaacaaactcttgggttcaaaatggatctttaaaagcaagatgaaagacgatggaactattgacaaatataaaggaCTTGTTGttaaaggttttagacaaaaagatggtcttgattattttgacacatactcgccagtgactaggattacatcaattctgatgttaattgcactagctgcagtatacggtcttgaaattcatcaaatggatgtgaaaacagccttcttaaatggagagcttgaaaaggaaatttacatagaatagcctgagggttttgtattttctggtaaagaaaagaaagtgtgcataCTTATTATgtcactttatgggctaaaacaagcaccaaaacaatgacatgcaaagtttgatcaaaccatgttgtcaaatggaattaagatcaatgaatctgataaatgtgtttacattaaaaatactccaaatcaggaagttattttatgcctatatgtagatgatatgcttataatgagcaaagacattgctaaaataaaagctacaaagcgtatgcttgctagtaagttttatatgaaagcttttggagttgctgatgtgatattaggaattaaacttcttaaaactcctaacggtctagcattgtctcaaacttattatattcaaaatatacttgaaaaatttaaatttttgaattttaaaagcgCAAAGaatccaattgatgtaaatattcatcttgcaaagaataaaggtgaaagtcagtctcaattggactatgctagcgtattgggatgcttaatgtatgtcatgaattgtacacgaccagacatagcttgcgctataagtaaactgagtcgatacacaagtaatcctaatcataatcattggttggcaatgaagagagttttgggatacttagatgacactcaaaactatgctttacattacaacaaatatccagCTGTTCTTGAAGGATaaagtgatgcaaattggattacagcgtcaactgaaacaaaatccacaagtggatatgtttttactattggtggaggagcaatatcttggaaatcatccaaacaaacatgtatagctcgctctacaatggagtctgaattcattgctttagacaagacatgtgaagaagctgaatggctccggaatttcttagaagatattccattttgacccaaaccaatggcccctatatgcatacattgtgatagtcaagctacAATAGGAAGGgttggaagcattatgtataacggcaagtctcgtcacataaagcgaagacataactctgtgagacaactactctctagtggaattatcacaattgactatgtgaagtcaaaagataatgtgtcagatccacttacaaaaggcctaaatagagagagagttgagaaatcatcgacgggaatgggactatggccgagaacaagtcatcatGGTGGTAAATCTACCTAGAAGAcaggagatcccaagatctaggttcacggagataaaacaaagtcattgatgacggttcaacattgtcaaaggaaaagaaaaaaattattattctatggtccattctcatgatgagacaatgtttagtaaccaggataaagacataagagctttttaatggtttctaagtttcatacagggaatatcaaatggtgtatctatgggataacacaattagaaatcacctatgttagtgtgaagtgtaagccgcttcaaggagaatccagtaaggccagttctttaagcacttactatccaacatgtgttcatggctgaaatgaacaaaacaatgagtACTAAGAATAGTTCAAGGATttattgtgtgacatatgttgtctaggtatacaccaaagcttgacgattcaaagatatcaaatctaccgattgaccgagtatatccgatataggTTCACTATGAAatgtttaaagggaaacctacttatctagATACGATTAACCTTTActtacaagacacacaagtttttttcatgcatatgttttaacaatagtcttccccattcatgtgggggattgttgggatTTAACaagtgtgaatggaaaaagaaaagagaaaatataaaaagtgagggaactactttgcaaggaaaatgaaaagtcattttcaaagtgcaaatgaaaagtcatttctcccatatcggcaaaagaaagggaaattgttgtccttatagaaagaaacacttccattacttcttaaagagctaagaagaagatgccccctcgcgccgtcgtcgtcgtcgcttgctcagcttcggcttcggctttggatttggatttggcaaatgatttaattgataaattttttggacagtAACGGTAacattttgaaaagttgttactctttctgaaaagtcgttactttccaaaaagttgttattttcctaacagacataattttccgaaaagttgttattttttccaaaagacacaactttctggataaaatggttctgaacagatttcactgaacagacatgttccttgctgaaaatggctataaaaggaagtcaatttttgattttttagactactgaaaatttttctttctctgcatttatttttctctcaaataaaatcaaagtgtcgatctactgagtctgtgtgacttgttgttgttcttaagttcgttgaagttaaagaagtttgaggtaacgctatttctttaacagttttaatccattttatcttgggagaaattaatccataaccttgggtatagtaaggggattaaatttcttaaggacacacagtagtttctgtggacttggattaattcttgtattttatattttttgtgcttcatcttatttctgtttctgtttactAACCatataaatacaggttattgtaagaataacagttattatcatattacttctccaattttaaaaaaagtgatcTAGTTTGATTTTGCTGCGGAGCTTAAGGAAATATAgaaaacttttgatttttttgtcttAATTTAAAGTTATTAGTCAAACATACAAAATTGTCTTTTAATCTTCTAGTTTAAAACGTGCCGCgtgaaaaaatatcaacaaaaagggaaataagtcattctttttttaaaatactaaaaatgaaaataagctATTTAAAATGGAGGGTACATAACTTTTAGGACTCATTTAATAGGCGGCATagattattaaaaatatctttttaataaaatttagtcAAGAGAAACattgtttgtttattttattttattcgtcTTATTTTATCCCATTAAAAGGGAGACTCCCCAGCCCTACGAGATCTTGTTAGTGGCCCCCTTCCGTTTGAGGAATCCGAGAGGCTAGTAAAAATTGTCATCATAAGCGGACAATGGAAGCTGGAAATATAACATACCCTATACCTCAAACCATTATCCACAAGATCACACAaattagggaaaagggtcaaatatgcccctaaactatttgaaaaggtttagatataccctccgtttaaagtttggtccatttataccctcgccgtccaacttttggtctccATATGCCCTTTTGGGCATTAGTTGGCCAACTcggaatatccaactcattttacttttatttaaatgtcaaatggattttccacgtcatttttatgtattataacttgacatttatattcaaggaAAAAGGGtgaatatgcccctaaactattcgaaaggtctagatatacccccgtttaaagttttatccatttataccctcgcgtccaacttttggtctacatatgcccttatgggtgttagttggtcaacttgaaatatccaactcattttacttttctttaaatgccaaTTGGAATTtcacatcatttatatatattatcacttgacatttatattaaaagagaaaggggtCACTTATgccctaactatccgacccaattttaaaacacatataagaCCGtcttttaaatggttcaatCTATGCCCCTAATCCGACTCATATATGtgtgaattattttgttatttacatCATCATCGCCTGCTGCAGCTTGCAGTTGTGTCTGTAATGTTGTTGCGGTGAATTCCTCTACTCTAGCCCTTGCCTTCCAGGTTTGCACCTCCAGCTCTGCGTTGCGCCAAAACGCTTTTCAAACCTCGACTTCATTTTCCTTTAGTTGTCGTGCCATTGATTCCTCGGCGGTTCCAATCAGAGCACGATAGTGTTCGCCATTTAAAAGGTTCAATTATGCCCTAATCTTATCCATATATGGTATTTAAAAAAAGGGTCGGGTTGTATAGATTATTTAAAAGATGGGTCGTacatgtgttttaaaattaggtCGGATAGTTAGGGTCATAAAAGACTCCTTTCTCTTTTACAATAAATGTCaagtaatattatataaaaatgatgtggaaaatccatttggcatttaaagaaaagtaaaattagttgGATATTTCGAATTGACCAACTAAtacccataagggcatatgtagaccaaaagtttggACGCGAGCGTATATattgaccaaactttaaacgggggtatatctagacctttcgaatagtttaggggcatatttggctcttttcccttgaatataaatatcaagtgataatacataaaaatgacgtgaaaaatccatttggcatttaaataaaagtaaaatgagttggatatttcgaGTTGGCCAAATAACGCccaaaagggcatatgtagaccaaaagttgaaCGGCaagggtataaatggaccaaactttaaatgaagggtatatctaaactttttcaaatagtttaggggcatatttgacccttcttCCCACAAATTAATATCCCAATATAGCAAATCCGATATATCAATTTGGTCGATAACTGCAAATGGGATATTCAGTACCTCCTCTGTTTACCACAACATAACgggaaaaattattaataaaaagcaGTCTAGTAGAGAATTCAATTGGATCTGGAAGCTCCAATACCCGACCAAAGTTAATTTCTTCCTATGGATATGCACTCAGGGGAAACTCTCGACTTGTCAACATATTCACTCAATTGGAATCAACATTAGACCATGGTGGAGAAACAGAGACAGATACACATATTTATTAATTGTCCTAAGGTTAAGCAGTATTGGGAGAAGCTAGGCTTGATCCAATATCTACAACCCATACTAGAGGATAGAGAGACAAACTCGATAATGAGtattaggaaaataaaaaatttcaacatcCACGACAACATTGATTGGAATTTCGTATTTCCTTTTTCCTCTGGAGCATATGGTTGAATAGGAATCACAATTACCATAATAAGAAAAAGGATGACATACAGATCTCTACCCCCTAAATAAAACCATGAAATTCTATCATTTGGGTATTAAAGAAAGTAAGAGTAGTAATGCTAGGAGCAAACAGAGGTGGGTACCACCGGAGTGGGATACAAACTCAACACAAACGGCTCTTATAACTACTCTACAAAAAATGGGGAAGCAGGAATGATAGAATGTGATAGAATCGTTAATtcgttttgatgatagacaaaaaGAGCAAAGAACAGTAGCAAATGTACGCAGCAAAGAAGTCAAGCTAGAGTCCAAGATCAagtaaaatagagttatttgtcaaagccaaaataatatattaaaggtacaagttaatacaaataaggaaaaccttaaatatattattaagaaaggaagttgtgtataataaggattctaaattaaaaaagaatccttgtttaaataTAACTTTCTTACCTTATTAGCAAAGATTTGCACAAGGCAAAAACTCTATAAGAAGGATACGAGGCAGAGGAAAACACAACGACTTCACACAGAGAACAAGAGAGAATTATTCATCAACCTGAGGTCGTCAAGATTGATAAGATTGCTACGGTCAAAACATTCTTGAGTGAGAAGGGTTTTATCGTGTagaactatttgtcttgtttttgttcttaattatagtttacagtttattgtacaaagggtgggtttggctctttgCATGGTTGGGTGTTAGCaagagttgtaacaaaaggtaggtttggccttttggagagatcgattggagtcaatcgagggagtagtagaaataagacttttgattattgagttgtaatcacaaaatcttatagttgaattaataaaacgaggtttttccttccttgagtgaggaaggttttaattcaataagtgtttgtgtctttactcTGTCTTcacttaaaagcaacttacacgAACCTGGTTTGTGTTCTGGGGTAAAgtttcttcaattggtatcagagcaggtcttttcattaaaagaTTCACACCTTGAAAAGACTCAATGGCAGCACCACCTACCCCACAAGAGGGAGCTTCACAAACACGACCACCCTGTTCAATGGCAAATATTATGGATGGTGGAAAAATCGTATGATGGACCATCTTATTGGCGAAAACCCTGATCTATGGGGGGTAATTCTAGATGGCCCAACCATACCTATGAAAGTAGCAACTGATGGAATcaccaaaatcccaaaagaaagaaaggaatggAATGTTGAAGACAAGCttgcaattaaaaaaaatgccaAAGCTAAGAAAATTCTGATATGTGGCATAGGACCAGACGAATATAATCAAATCTCATCATGTCAAGATGCCAAAGCCATATGGGAAACACTGCAAACAGCTCATGAGGGAACAACGCAAGTCAAGAAGTCtaaaattgataacttgaacAGGCAATATGAGCTGTTCAGGATGGCAGAAGGAGAGACTATTTAAGACATGCACACCAGGTTCACCTCCATCATTAATGAGATGTACTCTTTAGGAGAGATAGTGCCTAACGGAAAAGCAGTAAGGAAACTCTTGAGTGTCCTTCCTGAAACTTGAGAAAGCAAAGTCGAGGCTATCACCGAAGCCCGCGACCTAGACTCACTGGGAATGGATGAGTTAATTGGTAATCTCATCACATACGAACTtaagaaaaaccaaaaaaaggaaattggaggaaaaagaaaggaaaggaaCCTGGTTCTATAGGCTACTGCatcagatgattttgaagatgaaaatatcGCCCTCATAACTAAAAGGTTCACTAGAATGCTATAGAGAGGGCAGACCTTTCAAAAGAAAGCTTTTCAAAAACCATCTGAAAACACTAAAGACCAGGTTTGTCACAAGTGTGGGAGTCCAGATCACTTCATAAAATTCTGTCCACTTTGGGCTGTAGAGCAGAAAAAGGTAAACTTTGAGAAAGGTaaagacatcaaaaaggataagTTTGTTCCCTCAAACAGAAGAATGACAACTCAAGAGGCAGACATGTCAATGAAGTGGGCTTTTGCAGCAATGGGGAATTCACATGATGAAGAGTTTGAGGGTGATGAGACAGAAAACCAGTCTCTTCTTGCACTAGAACAAGAAGATTATTATGACTTTCTTGCCCTTGTAGCAGTGGAAACCAAGGAAGAAAGGGAAACTTGCAGATTACAAGAAACCATACTAGCACTCATGGTTGGATCAGATTCTgaagaggaaaaagaagaagaagacataaaTGAAAAGGTTAGTCTTCATCACTTACAAGACAATCTAGGTTCATACTCAAAAGAGAGATTGAATCCTTACTCAACACTCTCATTGATGCATATAAAACCTTAGACTCAAAAAGGGTACTGATAATGAAAGACTATGCATCactaagagaagaaaacaagagtCTTGAAAAACAGAATCTTCATCTTTTATCTAAGAATACCAAACTAAGTAAAAATCTAGAATTGGTAACTAAAAGGAATGAAACACTCTCCAAAGAGCTTCTTGTGACTAAAACTGAAGCAGAAAATGGGATGAGATGGACCAGGTCCTCCATACTGCTTGACAGCATTCACAAGAATCGCACAATTGAGAAACATGGGATAGGTTTCGATAGAACCATCTCTCAAGTACAAAATCCCAACATAGACTGTTTATGCATGCACTGTGGACTGGTAGGACATAAAAGTCATGATTGTCAAAAGAAACAAACTGCTCATAACAAAAACTTGAAATCCTTGAGAGAACCTCATCATGATAAACCCAATGAGCAAAAACAAATCCCTACAGATAAATCTCTTCCTATATGGGCCAGAAGAAATCTTATCCACCCATTCTCCAAGCTTAAATCAAAGTAGATTTGGGTACCAAAATCTAAAATCCAACAATAAATTGCAGGGATCAGTGAAGAG is part of the Solanum lycopersicum chromosome 1, SLM_r2.1 genome and harbors:
- the LOC101251022 gene encoding uncharacterized protein encodes the protein MDHLIGENPDLWGVILDGPTIPMKVATDGITKIPKERKEWNVEDKLAIKKNAKAKKILICGIGPDEYNQISSCQDAKAIWETLQTAHEGTTQVKKSKIDNLNRQYELFRMAEGETI